One genomic segment of Hevea brasiliensis isolate MT/VB/25A 57/8 chromosome 3, ASM3005281v1, whole genome shotgun sequence includes these proteins:
- the LOC110647971 gene encoding uncharacterized protein LOC110647971 — translation MAYIPPHKRHSKDKGRPSPTPELFVPLFKRNVGLRSQDSKIDMSGKIVYADRAISRWFVVGLSQNDQFPSYIRLEPVSLESFERRLGEKPLTFVNSLVTGENNELKENYVRSPWVTIAENVQPDLLSSFKNLKNEMDSQGLEKVKPTLVARFGKILFHGSPSVRLGSVERNQVDETILRQLKRSIYTNIPSSYMENIIDGVVPKVGVDFEEEKDIYHIKLSDNTRPDSTVSCKCSVKADKKLLLYKVELNPVRQMVTDVLCLEKNLDLRLMLFTKRILSTPTDDEMKSIRDLVSSAVLDSDAKGGLRWPLGKTSFGNRYSVIGAWHTVTKAFRSQSLRLKVRHADRFDLRTGNGEVTREIYLKLKGIVSELQEQGAESDSVSTMLKDSLRLIWDNFLSCDRFLT, via the exons ATGGCTTACATTCCTCCACATAAGCGGCATTCAAAGGACAAAGGAAGGCCATCACCAACTCCAGAGTTGTTTGTTCCTCTCTTCAAGAGAAATGTTGGTTTGAGATCACAGGATTCTAAGATAGACATGAGTGGAAAGATTGTGTATGCAGATCGTGCCATATCTAGATGGTTTGTGGTTGGTTTGAGTCAAAATGATCAGTTTCCTTCTTACATTCGTCTTGAGCCAGTTTCCTTGGAATCTTTTGAGCGCAGATTAGGGGAAAAACCCCTTACCTTCGTGAACAGTCTTGTGACTGGAG AGAATAATGAGCTGAAAGAGAATTATGTGAGAAGTCCATGGGTAACAATAGCAGAAAATGTACAGCCAGATCTACTCTCCTCTTTCAAGAATTTGAAGAATGAAATGGACTCCCAAGGGTTGGAAAAAGTAAAGCCAACATTGGTTGCTAGATTTGGTAAAATTCTTTTTCATGG GAGCCCCTCAGTAAGGCTAGGAAGTGTTGAAAGAAATCAGGTTGATGAAACCAttttgagacagttgaaaagatCAATTTACACAAATATTCCTTCTTCATATATGGAAAACATTATAGATGGAGTTGTCCCAAAAGTTGGAGTTGATTTTGAAGAGGAAAAGGACATCTACCATATAAAG TTGTCTGATAATACACGACCAGATTCGACTGTTTCATGCAAATGCAGTGTAAAGGCAGATAAAAAACTTCTACTCTACAAG GTTGAACTAAACCCAGTGCGCCAGATGGTCACAGATGTATTGTGCCTTGAAAAGAATCTTGACCTGAGGCTAATGCTATTCACCAAGAGGATCTTAAGTACTCCTACT GATGATGAGATGAAAAGCATAAGGGATCTAGTTTCTTCTGCAGTTTTGGATTCAGATGCGAAGGGTGGGTTGAGATGGCCTCTTGGGAAGACATCTTTTGGAAATAGATACAGTGTGATTGGGGCTTGGCATACTGTAACTAAAGCCTTCAGAAGTCAATCACTCAGGCTCAAAGTAAGACATGCCGATCGATTTGATTTGAGGACTGGAAATGGAGAAGTTACAAGGGAAATTTATCTGAAGTTGAAAGGAATAGTTTCAGAATTGCAG GAACAAGGAGCAGAAAGTGATTCAGTCTCCACCATGCTCAAAGACAGCTTAAGATTGATATGGGACAACTTCTTAAGCTGCGATCGTTTCTTAACATGA